A region of Methyloversatilis discipulorum DNA encodes the following proteins:
- a CDS encoding c-type cytochrome, which produces MTYPLIRRVARGVAALMLTLGVTQVSAFGPGGPGGGNTPAASDASAGEELFGRNCQQCHNSRGKGGKGPQLVKGAWGPGGANSDDYMFKIISEGRPNTQMGGFGPALKPEEIRQIIAFLREEAKRVQIADKKADAADDENWF; this is translated from the coding sequence ATGACCTACCCCCTGATACGCAGGGTCGCGCGCGGCGTTGCGGCCCTCATGCTGACGCTCGGCGTCACCCAGGTTTCGGCCTTCGGTCCGGGCGGTCCCGGCGGCGGCAATACGCCGGCCGCCAGCGACGCCAGCGCAGGCGAGGAGCTGTTCGGTCGCAACTGCCAGCAGTGCCACAACTCGCGCGGCAAGGGCGGCAAGGGCCCGCAACTGGTCAAGGGCGCCTGGGGCCCGGGTGGCGCGAACAGCGACGACTACATGTTCAAGATCATTTCCGAAGGCCGGCCAAACACCCAGATGGGCGGCTTCGGCCCGGCGCTCAAGCCGGAAGAGATCCGCCAGATCATCGCTTTCCTGCGCGAGGAGGCGAAGCGCGTGCAGATCGCCGACAAGAAGGCCGACGCGGCCGACGACGAAAACTGGTTCTGA
- a CDS encoding PQQ-dependent dehydrogenase, methanol/ethanol family, which translates to MNKHNGRALRPGALSSVAGSLLAALLLAPMVVHAEDPEPPLGINVLEATFKWRPNYVSDDMLIHADKDANNWLHYGKDYQATRFSQLRQVTQDNVKKLVPKWNLSFGVNDAQDSQTTVVNGRIYVTASQNKVFSIDGLTGRMIWKYERSLPGDLGPRLCCEAVNRGVAVYKDMVYMATLDTHVVALNNTTGKVVWEKKLGDYTSGEIYTSMPLVADGKIVVGNSGGDVGANVGKITALDPDTGEIVWQTTTRPIDANDPNAKTWANDSWRTGGGSAWLTGNYEAKTNTIYWGVGNPAPDFDPSVRKGDNLYTNSTLIMDARTGKIKNHFQYTPNDAWDYDGNNETILVDDEKGRKVWLHGDRNGHLYSIDRTTGKCNWVVPIARVNWVKSWGDNCRPIVNPDKVPGYDKVVKDIAPILDGGKEWHPAAYSPQTKLLYVPYIDSSMDVQAKKMEWKRGEWFLSSKVLKANPYTGGIKAFNATTGELVWQRPQSTPATSGMLATAGGVVFAGDAEGWFHAMRDDTGEALWRFNVGTGIHGNPTTFTVDGKQYVAIVYGPGGGSLWPLVYDELFKHQNRGGGMMIFGLAE; encoded by the coding sequence ATGAACAAGCACAACGGCCGCGCACTGCGGCCCGGCGCATTGAGTTCGGTTGCAGGGAGTCTGCTGGCAGCGCTGCTGCTCGCCCCGATGGTCGTTCACGCCGAGGATCCGGAACCCCCGCTCGGCATCAACGTACTCGAAGCCACCTTCAAGTGGCGGCCGAACTACGTCAGCGACGACATGCTCATCCACGCCGACAAGGACGCCAACAACTGGCTGCACTACGGCAAGGACTACCAGGCCACGCGCTTCTCGCAGCTGCGTCAGGTGACCCAGGACAACGTGAAGAAGCTGGTGCCGAAGTGGAACCTGTCCTTCGGCGTCAATGATGCGCAGGACAGCCAGACCACGGTGGTGAATGGCCGCATCTACGTGACTGCCAGCCAGAACAAGGTGTTCTCGATCGACGGCCTGACCGGCCGCATGATCTGGAAGTACGAGCGCTCGCTGCCGGGCGACCTCGGCCCGCGCCTGTGCTGCGAGGCGGTGAACCGCGGCGTGGCCGTGTACAAGGACATGGTCTACATGGCGACGCTGGATACCCACGTCGTCGCGCTGAACAACACGACCGGCAAGGTGGTGTGGGAGAAGAAGCTGGGCGACTACACGAGCGGAGAGATCTACACCTCGATGCCGCTGGTGGCCGACGGCAAGATCGTGGTCGGCAACTCGGGTGGTGACGTCGGCGCCAACGTCGGCAAGATCACCGCGCTCGATCCGGACACTGGCGAAATCGTGTGGCAGACGACCACCCGGCCGATCGACGCCAACGATCCGAACGCCAAGACCTGGGCCAACGACTCGTGGCGCACCGGTGGCGGCTCGGCCTGGCTGACCGGCAATTACGAAGCGAAGACCAACACCATCTACTGGGGTGTGGGCAATCCGGCGCCGGACTTCGATCCCAGCGTGCGCAAGGGCGACAACCTGTACACCAACTCCACGCTGATCATGGATGCGCGTACCGGCAAGATCAAGAACCACTTCCAGTACACGCCGAACGATGCCTGGGACTACGACGGCAACAACGAAACCATCCTGGTGGACGACGAGAAGGGCCGCAAGGTGTGGCTGCACGGCGATCGCAACGGTCACCTGTACTCGATCGACCGCACCACCGGCAAGTGCAACTGGGTGGTGCCGATCGCACGCGTGAACTGGGTCAAGAGCTGGGGCGACAACTGCCGTCCGATCGTCAATCCGGACAAGGTGCCGGGCTACGACAAGGTGGTGAAGGACATTGCCCCGATTCTCGATGGTGGCAAGGAATGGCACCCCGCGGCCTACAGTCCGCAGACCAAGCTGCTCTACGTGCCCTACATTGACAGCTCGATGGACGTGCAGGCCAAGAAGATGGAATGGAAGCGCGGCGAGTGGTTCCTGTCGTCCAAGGTGCTGAAGGCCAACCCCTACACCGGCGGCATCAAGGCCTTCAACGCCACCACGGGCGAACTGGTGTGGCAGCGCCCGCAGAGCACGCCGGCGACCAGCGGCATGCTGGCGACCGCGGGCGGCGTGGTGTTTGCAGGCGACGCCGAGGGCTGGTTCCATGCGATGCGCGACGACACCGGCGAGGCGCTGTGGCGCTTCAACGTCGGTACCGGCATTCACGGCAACCCGACCACCTTCACCGTCGACGGCAAGCAGTACGTGGCCATCGTGTACGGCCCGGGCGGCGGCAGCCTGTGGCCGCTGGTGTATGACGAGCTGTTCAAGCACCAGAACCGCGGCGGCGGCATGATGATCTTCGGCCTCGCCGAGTAA
- a CDS encoding substrate-binding periplasmic protein — MTKSSAIRTVACALALALSSLVSAAPLTACVVDGNEPFSSSSDGARGLDVDVVQALAAKLGREAKLNWIVVPSRGGMGRALKQSIQAGTCDLFVGLPETEGGGEDLAERGLVASTPYLSVGYVLVAPVAGKVKSLSDLGKAKVGAVTATPADLHLLAGGYNRTPYGNHRQLMDALARGEIAGALVWAGRLADAPPPDGIGVRQVLNEPSLTTRFVIASRRADAALGSAVNQALAALKADGTLDAAARRAGFP, encoded by the coding sequence ATGACGAAGTCCTCCGCAATCCGCACCGTCGCCTGCGCGCTCGCACTGGCGCTTTCTTCACTCGTGTCGGCAGCGCCGCTCACCGCCTGCGTGGTCGACGGCAACGAACCGTTCTCGTCCAGCAGTGATGGCGCCCGTGGCCTCGACGTCGACGTCGTGCAGGCGCTGGCGGCGAAGCTCGGCCGCGAAGCGAAACTGAACTGGATCGTCGTGCCGTCGCGCGGCGGCATGGGGCGCGCGCTCAAGCAGTCGATACAGGCCGGCACCTGCGATCTGTTCGTCGGCCTGCCGGAAACCGAGGGCGGCGGTGAGGACCTGGCCGAACGCGGCCTGGTTGCCTCCACGCCCTATCTGTCGGTCGGCTACGTGCTGGTCGCGCCGGTCGCCGGCAAGGTGAAGTCGCTGTCCGATCTGGGCAAGGCCAAGGTCGGTGCCGTCACCGCCACGCCGGCCGACCTGCACCTGCTGGCCGGTGGCTACAACCGCACGCCCTACGGCAATCACCGGCAGTTGATGGACGCGCTCGCGCGCGGCGAGATCGCTGGCGCACTGGTGTGGGCCGGCCGCCTGGCTGACGCTCCGCCGCCGGACGGCATCGGCGTACGCCAGGTGCTGAACGAACCGTCGCTGACCACCCGCTTCGTCATCGCCAGCCGGCGCGCCGATGCGGCGCTCGGCAGCGCCGTGAACCAGGCGCTGGCGGCGCTCAAGGCCGACGGCACGCTGGACGCCGCCGCCCGTCGGGCCGGCTTCCCGTGA
- a CDS encoding acyl-CoA thioesterase codes for MSQNIEHLPEEQPALRMLPMPRDINAAGDIFGGWVMSQVDVAGSIAAMRRTRCRVVTVAVNSFVFLQPITTQYLVSFYSRVARVGTTSITVDVDVYAETGYDNVKILKVASAQLTYVAVNEDGSKRLIAPEQS; via the coding sequence ATGAGCCAGAACATAGAACACCTTCCTGAAGAACAACCCGCGCTGCGCATGCTGCCCATGCCGCGCGACATCAACGCGGCCGGCGACATCTTCGGTGGCTGGGTCATGTCGCAGGTCGACGTCGCCGGATCGATCGCCGCGATGCGCCGTACGCGCTGCCGCGTCGTGACGGTGGCGGTCAATTCATTCGTTTTCCTGCAGCCGATCACCACGCAGTACCTCGTGTCCTTCTACTCGCGCGTCGCGCGTGTCGGCACCACGTCGATCACGGTCGATGTCGACGTCTACGCGGAAACCGGCTATGACAACGTGAAAATCCTTAAGGTCGCCTCGGCACAGCTCACCTATGTCGCGGTGAACGAGGACGGCAGCAAGCGACTGATCGCACCGGAACAGTCCTGA
- a CDS encoding enoyl-CoA hydratase/isomerase family protein gives MKSNDSGHILSTLERGVATLTMSRPSRRNAYTTAMMQSLREAVERALPDPECRVLLLRGDGASFSAGGDVHEFSQSLPLDAPARLATFRALVENWVNPVILALRHAHQPVVAAVRGDCVGYGLSLMLASDIAIAADDAVFSTAGIGLAQPGAGGQSHFLVRALGERRARELMWSARRFDAHEAKALGLVERVVTVAEFDDAVEAEVERLASGPRHGWAEIKRLLNMSGQPLAQQLADEAAAFGRCAATQDFAEAVTAFIARRTPKFEGR, from the coding sequence ATGAAATCGAACGATTCCGGCCACATCCTGAGCACGCTCGAACGTGGCGTCGCCACGCTCACCATGTCGCGCCCGTCGCGGCGCAATGCCTATACGACGGCGATGATGCAGTCATTGCGCGAAGCGGTGGAGCGGGCGCTGCCCGACCCCGAGTGCCGCGTGCTGCTGCTGCGCGGTGACGGCGCGAGCTTCAGTGCCGGCGGCGACGTGCACGAGTTTTCGCAGAGCCTGCCGCTGGATGCGCCGGCGCGTCTGGCGACCTTTCGTGCCCTGGTCGAGAACTGGGTCAATCCGGTCATCCTGGCGTTGCGTCACGCGCACCAGCCGGTGGTGGCCGCGGTGCGCGGCGACTGTGTCGGCTATGGACTGTCGCTGATGCTGGCATCCGACATCGCCATCGCGGCCGACGACGCGGTGTTCAGTACCGCCGGCATCGGACTCGCGCAGCCGGGTGCCGGCGGTCAGTCGCACTTCCTGGTGCGCGCGCTGGGCGAGCGGCGGGCGCGCGAACTGATGTGGAGTGCACGCCGCTTCGACGCGCACGAGGCGAAGGCGCTGGGACTGGTCGAGCGCGTCGTGACGGTGGCTGAGTTTGACGATGCGGTCGAAGCCGAGGTCGAGCGTCTGGCGAGCGGTCCGCGCCACGGCTGGGCGGAAATAAAGCGACTTCTCAATATGTCGGGTCAGCCGCTGGCGCAGCAACTGGCTGACGAAGCCGCCGCCTTCGGCCGCTGCGCCGCGACCCAGGATTTCGCCGAGGCGGTGACCGCTTTCATCGCACGGCGCACGCCGAAGTTCGAGGGGCGCTGA
- a CDS encoding c-type cytochrome has translation MFRVIAASLLLAGLIAGAQADDAIPATNPLTNDPEAAKAGEELFGRNCQQCHNSRGKGGKGPQLVKGAWGPGGANSDGYMFGIIANGRPNTQMGGFGPALTQQEIWQIVAFLREEAKRVKAAEKSKAGAEDDLWF, from the coding sequence ATGTTTCGTGTCATCGCAGCGAGCCTGCTGCTCGCTGGCCTGATCGCCGGAGCGCAGGCCGACGACGCCATACCGGCCACCAATCCGCTGACCAACGACCCGGAAGCTGCGAAAGCGGGCGAAGAGCTGTTCGGCCGCAACTGCCAGCAGTGTCACAACTCGCGCGGCAAGGGCGGCAAGGGCCCGCAGCTGGTCAAGGGCGCCTGGGGGCCGGGCGGTGCCAACAGTGACGGCTACATGTTCGGAATCATTGCCAACGGGCGCCCGAACACGCAGATGGGCGGCTTCGGCCCGGCGCTGACGCAGCAGGAAATCTGGCAGATCGTCGCCTTCCTGCGCGAGGAAGCGAAACGCGTCAAGGCGGCCGAGAAATCGAAGGCCGGTGCCGAGGACGATCTCTGGTTCTGA
- a CDS encoding 3-hydroxyacyl-CoA dehydrogenase/enoyl-CoA hydratase family protein, whose translation MTSSRFRIRRVAVLGAGVMGAQIAAHCANANVPVILFDLAAKEGDPDAIVKRAIAGLKKLEPAPLATADRAAHIEVANYDRDAHRLADCDLVIEAIAERMDWKHGLYAKVAPHLRGDAIFATNTSGLSINALADGCPEAMRSRFCGVHFFNPPRYMALVELIPARGTDAALLDRLEDFLTTTLGKNVVRALDTPNFVANRIGVFSMLAAMHHTTRLGLGFDEVDALTGPAIGRPKSATYRTADVVGLDTLLHVVKTMTDNLQGDPWHRHYVAPAWLAALVERGALGQKTKAGVYRKDGKAIKVLDLAQQDYRDAAGAIADEVQAILAERDPAMKLAALRASEHPQAQFLWSIFRDVFHYVAVHLGDIAHNARDVDFAMRWGFGWSAGPFETWQGAGWQQVAGWLREDIAAGRTMSDAPLPAWVFERHGVHDAAGSWSASAAKLEPRSVSPRQLFPERVLAEVPRATHTVWEGEEVRLWTLDDADGERVPVLSFKSRMSCVGPKVLDGIREAIARAERDFDGLVIWQPQGPFSVGANLKQIRPVLEAGDFVRLERVINDFQQASMAIKYAQVPVITAVQNMALGGGCEFVMHSPRAVVALESYIGLVEAGVGLIPAGGGCKEFAIRAARAAEASATKDPMNFLQSVFQTIAMANVSKSARHAQELGLLKQEDVVVMHASELLHVARRNAVAMADSAWRPPLPAVDIPVAGRSGIATLDMMLVNMREGGLISAHDYRVAHASATALCGGDIETGARVNEQWLLEVERALFVDLLKTKETQARIAHMMDTGKPLRN comes from the coding sequence GTGACATCCTCCAGATTCCGCATCCGTCGCGTCGCCGTACTGGGCGCCGGCGTGATGGGCGCGCAGATCGCCGCCCACTGCGCCAACGCGAACGTTCCCGTCATCCTGTTCGACCTCGCCGCGAAGGAGGGTGACCCCGACGCCATCGTCAAGCGCGCCATCGCCGGCCTGAAGAAGCTCGAACCGGCGCCGCTGGCCACCGCCGACCGCGCCGCCCATATCGAAGTGGCGAACTACGACCGCGACGCGCACCGGCTCGCCGACTGCGATCTGGTGATCGAAGCCATCGCCGAGCGCATGGACTGGAAGCATGGCCTGTACGCCAAGGTGGCGCCGCATCTTCGCGGTGACGCGATCTTCGCCACCAATACCTCCGGCCTGTCGATCAACGCGTTGGCCGACGGTTGCCCGGAAGCGATGCGCAGCCGTTTCTGCGGCGTGCATTTCTTCAATCCGCCGCGCTACATGGCGCTGGTCGAACTGATTCCGGCGCGCGGCACCGACGCCGCGCTGCTCGACCGCCTCGAAGATTTCCTCACCACCACGCTGGGCAAGAACGTGGTGCGCGCGCTCGACACGCCCAACTTCGTCGCCAACCGCATCGGGGTGTTCTCGATGCTGGCGGCCATGCACCACACCACCCGGCTGGGCCTGGGCTTCGACGAGGTCGACGCGCTGACCGGCCCGGCGATCGGCCGACCGAAATCGGCCACCTACCGTACCGCCGACGTGGTCGGCCTCGACACGCTGCTGCATGTCGTCAAGACCATGACCGACAACCTGCAGGGCGACCCCTGGCATCGCCACTACGTCGCGCCGGCCTGGCTCGCTGCACTGGTCGAGCGCGGCGCGCTCGGCCAGAAGACCAAGGCCGGCGTCTATCGCAAGGACGGCAAGGCGATCAAGGTGCTCGACCTCGCGCAGCAGGACTACCGCGACGCCGCCGGCGCCATTGCCGACGAGGTGCAGGCCATCCTCGCCGAGCGCGATCCGGCCATGAAGCTGGCTGCGCTGCGTGCCAGCGAACATCCGCAGGCGCAGTTCCTGTGGTCCATCTTCCGCGACGTGTTCCATTACGTCGCCGTGCATCTCGGCGACATTGCGCACAACGCGCGCGACGTCGACTTCGCGATGCGCTGGGGCTTCGGCTGGAGCGCTGGCCCGTTCGAAACCTGGCAGGGCGCCGGCTGGCAGCAGGTCGCCGGATGGCTGCGCGAGGACATCGCCGCCGGCCGCACGATGTCGGACGCACCGCTGCCGGCCTGGGTGTTCGAACGGCACGGCGTGCACGACGCGGCTGGTTCATGGTCGGCCTCGGCCGCGAAGCTGGAGCCTCGCAGCGTATCGCCGCGCCAGCTCTTCCCCGAGCGCGTGCTGGCCGAAGTGCCGCGCGCGACGCACACCGTGTGGGAAGGCGAGGAGGTGCGGCTGTGGACGCTGGACGACGCCGACGGCGAGCGGGTGCCGGTGCTGTCCTTCAAGAGCCGCATGTCCTGCGTCGGCCCGAAGGTGCTCGATGGCATCCGCGAGGCGATCGCGCGCGCCGAGCGCGATTTCGACGGTCTGGTGATCTGGCAGCCGCAAGGGCCGTTCTCGGTCGGCGCCAACCTGAAGCAGATCCGTCCGGTACTCGAAGCGGGTGACTTCGTGCGGCTTGAGCGCGTGATCAACGACTTCCAGCAGGCGTCGATGGCGATCAAGTACGCCCAGGTGCCGGTGATCACCGCGGTGCAGAACATGGCGCTCGGCGGCGGCTGCGAATTCGTCATGCACTCGCCGCGCGCGGTGGTGGCGCTTGAAAGCTATATCGGTCTGGTTGAAGCGGGCGTGGGTCTGATTCCGGCTGGCGGTGGCTGCAAGGAATTTGCGATCCGCGCCGCCCGTGCGGCCGAGGCGTCGGCGACGAAGGACCCGATGAATTTCCTGCAGTCGGTGTTCCAGACCATCGCCATGGCGAACGTATCGAAGAGCGCACGCCACGCGCAGGAACTGGGTCTGCTGAAGCAGGAGGACGTTGTCGTCATGCACGCCAGCGAACTGCTGCACGTCGCCCGTCGCAACGCGGTGGCGATGGCCGACAGCGCCTGGCGGCCGCCGCTGCCGGCGGTCGATATTCCGGTGGCCGGCCGAAGCGGCATCGCGACGCTGGACATGATGCTGGTGAACATGCGCGAGGGCGGCCTGATTTCGGCGCACGACTACCGCGTCGCGCACGCGTCGGCGACCGCGCTGTGCGGCGGCGACATCGAAACCGGCGCGCGGGTGAACGAACAGTGGCTGCTCGAAGTCGAGCGCGCGCTGTTCGTCGATCTGCTGAAGACGAAGGAAACGCAGGCGCGTATCGCGCACATGATGGACACCGGCAAGCCGCTGCGGAACTGA
- a CDS encoding OmpP1/FadL family transporter has protein sequence MTKTKQRRSHGATIKVLAVAIGAVGSTASHAAAFQLLEGNASGLGNAYAGSAAVAEDASTVFFNPAGMTLLPGRNLAFSVDLVRPQAEFSNGGSTNAFAQGPGGNGGDAGDWAAIPAGYMTWQLTDRLFAGLGVGAPFGLKTQYNNDWAGRFHAIKSELKTVNINPSIAFKVNDVFSIGLGVNFQRIDADLTNAVNAAAIAGAGATALGRIRGDDTAWGWNIGAMFQLSPDTRLGATYRSKVDYKLEGTARFSGLNAAGAAAAPTLNALRGGDVTADVELPDTATFSVMQKISDRWTMLGDISWTGWSTLQELAVDRVDGVNVTTEELKWRDTWRVAFGGTYAYTDALSLKFGLAWDQTPVRDTTRLPRVPDEDRVWLSFGLQWRPDATSAVDVGYAHLFVKDAKINTNGGNALAKGTLVGEYENSVDILGVQYSTRF, from the coding sequence ATGACGAAGACGAAACAGCGCCGCAGCCACGGTGCCACGATAAAAGTTCTGGCCGTGGCGATCGGCGCGGTCGGCTCGACCGCCAGCCACGCAGCGGCCTTCCAGCTGCTCGAAGGCAACGCGAGCGGCCTGGGCAACGCCTACGCCGGCAGTGCGGCAGTCGCCGAAGACGCCAGCACGGTGTTCTTCAATCCGGCCGGCATGACGCTGCTGCCCGGTCGCAACCTCGCCTTTTCGGTTGACCTGGTACGGCCGCAGGCCGAGTTCTCGAACGGCGGGTCCACCAACGCCTTCGCCCAGGGTCCGGGTGGCAATGGCGGCGATGCCGGCGACTGGGCCGCGATTCCGGCCGGCTACATGACCTGGCAACTGACCGACCGTCTGTTCGCAGGTCTCGGTGTGGGGGCACCTTTCGGGCTCAAGACGCAGTACAACAACGACTGGGCCGGACGGTTTCACGCGATCAAGTCCGAACTCAAGACGGTCAATATCAACCCGTCCATCGCTTTCAAGGTCAATGACGTGTTCTCGATCGGCCTGGGCGTGAACTTCCAGCGTATCGATGCCGATCTGACCAATGCGGTGAACGCGGCGGCCATCGCCGGCGCCGGCGCCACTGCACTGGGACGCATACGCGGCGACGACACGGCCTGGGGCTGGAACATCGGCGCCATGTTCCAGCTGTCGCCGGACACGCGTCTCGGCGCGACCTATCGTTCCAAGGTCGATTACAAGCTCGAAGGCACCGCACGTTTCAGCGGATTGAATGCAGCCGGCGCGGCCGCTGCACCGACGCTCAACGCGCTGCGCGGTGGCGATGTGACCGCCGATGTCGAGTTGCCCGATACGGCCACCTTCAGTGTGATGCAGAAGATTTCCGACCGCTGGACCATGCTCGGTGACATCAGCTGGACCGGCTGGTCGACGCTCCAGGAACTGGCGGTGGACCGGGTCGATGGCGTCAACGTGACGACCGAGGAACTGAAGTGGCGCGACACCTGGCGCGTCGCCTTCGGCGGCACCTATGCCTACACCGATGCCCTGAGCCTGAAGTTCGGCCTGGCCTGGGACCAGACGCCAGTGCGCGACACCACGCGCCTGCCACGCGTGCCCGACGAGGACCGCGTCTGGCTTTCCTTCGGCCTGCAGTGGCGCCCGGACGCGACCTCCGCGGTCGACGTGGGCTACGCCCATCTGTTCGTCAAGGACGCGAAGATCAATACCAACGGCGGCAATGCACTGGCCAAGGGCACGCTGGTCGGCGAGTACGAAAACTCGGTCGACATCCTCGGCGTGCAGTACTCGACCCGCTTCTGA
- a CDS encoding GlcG/HbpS family heme-binding protein, whose protein sequence is MKARITAALALALAAGCAYAQTAQPALDLATAKAIAEGCEKYAAGKGWRMITAVHDSAGNPKYFSRMDGSILISVQVARLKADTSASLPVSTRQFRDLAKGIPGAEVLPRTTSIIGGLPIMTSKGAHIGGVGVSGGSEAEDEECAQKGLEAAKHLL, encoded by the coding sequence ATGAAAGCACGCATCACCGCAGCGCTCGCCCTTGCCCTCGCGGCCGGCTGCGCATACGCACAGACCGCGCAGCCGGCGCTCGACCTGGCCACCGCCAAGGCCATTGCCGAGGGCTGCGAGAAGTACGCCGCCGGCAAGGGCTGGCGCATGATCACCGCGGTGCATGACAGCGCCGGCAACCCGAAGTACTTCAGCCGGATGGACGGCAGCATCCTGATCAGCGTGCAGGTCGCGCGACTGAAGGCCGACACCTCGGCCAGCCTGCCGGTGTCCACCCGTCAGTTCCGCGATCTGGCCAAGGGCATTCCGGGCGCGGAAGTGCTGCCGCGCACCACTTCCATCATCGGTGGCCTGCCCATCATGACGTCGAAGGGCGCGCACATCGGTGGCGTCGGCGTCAGCGGTGGCAGCGAGGCGGAGGACGAGGAGTGCGCGCAGAAGGGTCTG
- a CDS encoding acetyl-CoA C-acyltransferase, with protein sequence MKQIQDAYIVAAKRTPVAKKGGAFRHVRPDDMLAHALRGVVDAVPEFDLNDIGDVVVGCAMPEAEQGMNVARIGLLLAGFPVSVPGVTVNRFCASGLNAVADAALKIMTGQCDIAIGAGTESMTVMPTMMGNKVTVNPRAFESPENVAIAYGMGLTAEKVAHKYAVSREDQDAFALESHRRALAAIAAGRFAGEILPYTVRSHLPDLASNTVRIVERVFDTDEGPRADSSAEGLAKLRPVFAACGSVTAGNSSQMSDGAAAVLLMSDAAVQRTGATPIARFRSFAVAGVPPEIMGIGPVEAIPRALRQAGITQADLDWIELNEAFAAQALAVMRTLDLDPAKVNPLGGAIALGHPLGATGAIRTATVIAAMQRGEARTGMVTMCIGTGMGAAGIFEKV encoded by the coding sequence ATGAAACAGATACAGGATGCCTACATCGTCGCCGCCAAACGCACGCCGGTGGCGAAGAAGGGCGGTGCCTTCCGCCACGTGCGGCCGGACGACATGCTGGCGCACGCGCTGCGCGGCGTGGTCGACGCGGTGCCCGAATTCGACCTGAACGACATCGGCGACGTGGTCGTCGGCTGCGCGATGCCGGAAGCCGAGCAGGGCATGAATGTCGCCCGCATCGGTCTGTTGCTGGCCGGTTTCCCGGTGTCGGTGCCGGGCGTCACGGTGAACCGCTTCTGCGCCAGCGGGCTCAACGCGGTAGCCGATGCGGCGCTGAAGATCATGACCGGCCAGTGCGACATCGCCATCGGCGCGGGCACCGAATCGATGACGGTGATGCCGACCATGATGGGCAACAAGGTGACGGTGAATCCGCGCGCCTTCGAGTCACCGGAGAACGTGGCCATCGCCTACGGCATGGGCCTGACGGCAGAGAAGGTGGCGCACAAGTATGCCGTGTCGCGCGAGGACCAGGACGCCTTCGCGCTCGAATCCCATCGGCGCGCGCTGGCGGCGATCGCTGCCGGCCGCTTCGCCGGTGAAATCCTGCCCTACACGGTGCGCAGCCATCTGCCCGATCTGGCGAGCAATACGGTGCGCATCGTCGAACGCGTGTTCGATACCGACGAAGGCCCGCGGGCCGATTCCAGCGCCGAAGGCCTGGCGAAGCTGCGGCCGGTGTTCGCCGCGTGCGGCTCGGTCACCGCCGGCAACAGTTCGCAGATGTCGGACGGCGCGGCGGCGGTGCTGCTGATGTCGGACGCGGCGGTGCAGCGCACCGGTGCGACGCCGATCGCGCGCTTCCGCAGTTTCGCGGTGGCCGGCGTGCCGCCGGAGATCATGGGCATCGGCCCGGTCGAAGCGATCCCGCGCGCGCTGAGGCAGGCCGGCATCACGCAGGCCGACCTCGACTGGATAGAGCTGAACGAGGCCTTCGCCGCGCAGGCGCTGGCCGTCATGCGCACGCTGGATCTCGATCCGGCGAAGGTGAACCCGCTGGGCGGCGCCATCGCGCTCGGCCATCCGCTGGGCGCCACCGGCGCCATCCGCACCGCCACCGTCATCGCTGCCATGCAGCGCGGCGAAGCGCGTACCGGCATGGTGACCATGTGCATCGGCACCGGCATGGGTGCGGCGGGAATATTCGAGAAGGTGTGA